CCTCGTCGCCGTGCTGGCCTACCGCGTCGCCGTGCCGCTGTGGCGCTCCCGCCGCCACGCACTGACGGTGTCGCACGTCGTGGCCGAGTCGCCCACCGTGACCTCGGTGGTCGTCACCGGTCGCGACCTGCACCGGATGCCGGTGCGCGCCGGGCAGTTCCTGCAGTGGCGGTTCCTCGACGGCCCGGGATGGACCCGCGCCCACCCGTACTCGCTGTCGGCCGCCCCCGACGGGCGGTCGCTGCGGATCACCGCGGCCGCGGTGGGCGACGGCAGCAACCGCCTCCGCGCCCTGCGACCCGGGACCCGGGTGCTCGTCGAGGGCCCCTACGGGCGGCTGCACGGCGGCGTACGCACCCGGCAGCGGTCGGTGCTCATCGGGTCCGGCATCGGCATCACCCCGCTGCGCTCGCTGCTCGAGGAGCTGCCCGCCGCCCCCGACGGGGTGGTCGTCGTGTACCGCGTCGGGACGCTCGACGAGGCGGTGCTCGCCGACGAGCTGCTGGCCCTGACGGCCGAGCGCGGCGGCCGGGTCGTCGCGGTCGTCGGCCATCGGCACCCGTCGAGGAGCAGCTGGCTGCCCGCGAGCGCCGGGGACCTCGACGACGCCGAGGCACTGCTGCGCATCGTCCCCGACATCGCCGAGCGCGACGTCTTCGTGTGCGGTCATCCGGCGTGGATGGACACCGTGCTCGCCGCCGCGCACCGGGCGGGCGTGCCGCGAGACGCCGTGCACCACGAGCGCTTCGCGTACTGACCGCGTACCGACCGCGTACCGACCGCGTTCTGACCGCCGACACCTCTGTCCTCCTCGACCGTTCTGCAGCACCCCTGCCGGCCGCCCCACCGAAAGCGAGACCCACGATGCGTCGCATCGGCCTCTGGGCCATGAGCACCCTGACCGTGCTCGTCCTGCTCTTCAGCTACAGCACCTCCCGCGGCGCCACCGCCACCGTCGTCACGGCCGAGACGCGCAGCGTCACGGCCACGAGCCGGCAGGACGCCGCCACGTCCGACGGGTCGGCGTCGACCACCCAAAAGCCCGCCTCGGGCGGTGACGGCACCACGTCGGCATCCTCGGGCTCGTCGGGCACCACGACCTACGACGGTGACGCGGTGTCGACCCGGTACGGCGACGTGCAGGTGCGCATCACCGTCACCGACGGGCGCATCACCGCCAGCGACGTGCTGCAGGTGCCGATGGAGGACCGTCACGACCAGATGATCAACAGCCAGGCGGTCCCGGTGTACGACCAGGAGGCCGTGCAGCAGCAGTCGGCGCAGATCGACGTCGTCAGCGGGGCCACGGTGACGTGGGAGGGCTACACGCAGTCGCTCCAGTCGGCCATCGACCAGGCGCACCTCTCGTGAGCACCACGACGCGCGCCACGCGACCCGCACCATCGGAACCCGCCCGCCGCGCGTGGGTCGAGCACGTCATGGGGATGCCGGTCAGCATCCACCTGCGCGCCGCCGACCCCGGGTGCGACCCGGGGTCGCGGGCCGCCACGGCGGCCGTGGCCGGGGCCTTCCAGACCTTCCGCGAGCTCGACGCGGTCTTCTCCACGTACCGCCCCGACTCGCAGCTGATGCGGCTGCGGCGCGAGGAGGTCGGCCTCGAGGCCTGCAGCTCGCTGCTGCAGCAGGCGCTCGCCATCGGCGAGCGGGCCGAGATCGTCACCCGACGTGCCTTCACGACCCTGCTCCCCACCGGAGAGGGCGACCTCGCCTTCGACCCCACGGGTCTCGTCAAGGGCTGGGCCGTCGACCTGGCGTCCGAGCACCTGACGACCCTGCCGGGGCTGTCGTGGTGCATCAACGCGGGCGGGGACCTGCGCGTCGGCGCCCACCCGGACCTGCCTCGCACCGGGGCCGAGGCGGTCCGGTGGCGGGTCGGTGTCGAGGACCCGCGCGACCGCACCCGCATGGCGGAGACCGTGACCCTCGTCGAGGGAGCGGTCGCCACCTCCGGCACGGCGGCGCGCGGGGCACACCTCTACGACCCCACCCTCGGCAGGGCGGTCGACCGACCCGGCTCGGTGACCGTGGTCGGTCCGACCCTGCTGTGGGCCGACATCTGGGCCACCGCGCTGTTCGTCGGCTCGGCTACCACCCACGACGCCTTCTCGGTCGAGGCCCCGCAGTACCGCAGCGTCAACCTCTAGCGCTGCGGCAC
This is a stretch of genomic DNA from Terracoccus luteus. It encodes these proteins:
- a CDS encoding ferric reductase-like transmembrane domain-containing protein is translated as MSATAVAGPPPGPEPADLPDAGYAAVPTRIPDRVPDRILGRRGPLPRWWRDVTAAAAWALVLFVVALWVAAGGLQLLDGAGDGLTSVGRLAGLLASVLILLQVLLMARIPVVEQAWGQDELARVHRIVGFTSFSLMLGHIALVIVGYSVGTDAGVIGTFVDEVLHSPGMLLALAGAIALVMVVVTSVRRARRRLRYESWHLLHLYAYLGAGLALPHQLWTGQDFRSSAVATVFWWGLYAAALVAVLAYRVAVPLWRSRRHALTVSHVVAESPTVTSVVVTGRDLHRMPVRAGQFLQWRFLDGPGWTRAHPYSLSAAPDGRSLRITAAAVGDGSNRLRALRPGTRVLVEGPYGRLHGGVRTRQRSVLIGSGIGITPLRSLLEELPAAPDGVVVVYRVGTLDEAVLADELLALTAERGGRVVAVVGHRHPSRSSWLPASAGDLDDAEALLRIVPDIAERDVFVCGHPAWMDTVLAAAHRAGVPRDAVHHERFAY
- a CDS encoding FMN-binding protein, producing the protein MSTLTVLVLLFSYSTSRGATATVVTAETRSVTATSRQDAATSDGSASTTQKPASGGDGTTSASSGSSGTTTYDGDAVSTRYGDVQVRITVTDGRITASDVLQVPMEDRHDQMINSQAVPVYDQEAVQQQSAQIDVVSGATVTWEGYTQSLQSAIDQAHLS
- a CDS encoding FAD:protein FMN transferase, which gives rise to MSTTTRATRPAPSEPARRAWVEHVMGMPVSIHLRAADPGCDPGSRAATAAVAGAFQTFRELDAVFSTYRPDSQLMRLRREEVGLEACSSLLQQALAIGERAEIVTRRAFTTLLPTGEGDLAFDPTGLVKGWAVDLASEHLTTLPGLSWCINAGGDLRVGAHPDLPRTGAEAVRWRVGVEDPRDRTRMAETVTLVEGAVATSGTAARGAHLYDPTLGRAVDRPGSVTVVGPTLLWADIWATALFVGSATTHDAFSVEAPQYRSVNL